From the genome of Gammaproteobacteria bacterium:
CTCGTGGCTGGGCGAAAATAGGATTTCGCAGCGTTTAGCTAAGCCAAGCTCCTTTATCTTTCCTTTTGTCCATTCGTAGTCATTTCGATCACACAGAACGAACTTTATCTGATCGGAGTTCGACAAATACTCTATATTGTCATAACGGTTCTTCGCTTCCTCTCTTGACCCGGGCGTTTTCAGATCCAGCACCTTCATAACTCGTTTATCCACTTCAGAAATGTCCAACGCGCCACTTGTTTCCAAAGAAATCTGATAGCCAACATCACAGAGTTCCTTTAGCAGCAAAAGGCAATTTTTTTGCGCAAGCGGTTCCCCACCTGTCACGGTCACGTGCTGCGCATTAAAACCCGCAACACGTTGCAGAATTGCTTCAATCGAGATGTCCTCCCCACCGTAAAACGCGTATGCCGTATCACAATAGTGGCAACGCAAGGGACAACCCGTCAGCCTGATGAAGACCGTAGGCAATCCAACTTTTTGAGATTCGCCTTGAATAGAATAAAAGATTTCAGTGATCCGAAGTGCCGTCTGGCCTGGAGCCTGAACGCT
Proteins encoded in this window:
- the queE gene encoding 7-carboxy-7-deazaguanine synthase QueE; amino-acid sequence: MLTFSVQAPGQTALRITEIFYSIQGESQKVGLPTVFIRLTGCPLRCHYCDTAYAFYGGEDISIEAILQRVAGFNAQHVTVTGGEPLAQKNCLLLLKELCDVGYQISLETSGALDISEVDKRVMKVLDLKTPGSREEAKNRYDNIEYLSNSDQIKFVLCDRNDYEWTKGKIKELGLAKRCEILFSPSHEELDAATLADWILEDCLPVRLQIQIHKYLWGNVRGK